The genomic DNA GATGTATTTCACCAAGGGAAACCAGATGGTTTCAATTCGCAAGACTGGCAACTTAAAAAATCTTTGAAGATTGCGCCTCCGACTCTCAAAGAGTACAGGATATGACCAAACAGTAGCTAGTCTCTCAATACTGACCTGTTTGTGTATTTGTAAAAGGCAGACAACAATTGCAAGAGTTAAGTATTCAGTTTTTTTGAGTTGACTTGACAAGCAATTTTGGTAAAATAAAGGAAGCATTTAATTATTCTGGGGGTTGTTGAGAACGATCGCCCATTTTTTTTACCACAAAACGTCTCAAAGCGCTATAGGTAAGGCTTTTGACGGGGTTGTCACCCCGTCAGGTAGATTGGTTCATAATGCGCGATCGCGAACGAGTTTAAAATGAGATAGACTCATGTTTGACTATAAAATTATGGCAATATCCAAAGGAATCATTACAGCTTTCCCTACTAATACCATTTCTCTAAAAGTATGCTACAGTCCACATCGTTGAGTTTACTACATAGAATCAACCTACTGTTGCTACTGTTGCATTAATTTGGAGAAATGGTATTACCAAGGATTACCAATCATCCTAAAAGCCGCCCAATAGTAAGGATGAGATAAATTATCATTGCTTCTTGTGACCAGTTCCAGCGGCAGCAGCAGCTCCCCAGAACCAGTATGCAGCTTGCCATTATTGATTTGGATTTGCCCTCTAATCATAGCTATTTGCGCCTCCTGTAGCGCTTGGGCCTTAATCGGTGTACTTTTCAAGTGCTGATATAACTCCGTCATCAGCCCCAAAGTCCCTTCATCGCTAACGTACCAGAGACTAGCCACAGCCGACTTCACACCCCCCTGCACTGCTAACCCCGCAAAACCCAACTCCGCCTCCTCATCTCCCACAGCAGTTTTACAAGCACTCAGCACTAATAGCTCAACAGGGGGGTTATTCCATTTCAGTTGCCGCAACTGATCCAAGCGTAATTTCGTATCCCATAACTGAATGTAGGAGTTGCTAGGATTTCCCCCCTGAAATTCTGCGTGTGTTGCCAAATGAACGATCGCATAAGGTTGTTGCTGACGTTCTCCCTTCAGATTTGCCAGAGTAAAGCCTTCATTCAAAAAAGATTTACCCTGCCATAACTGCGGGGTGATAGTTGATAATTCCAATGGTACTGCTGGTAAAGGATTGAGATGAGCAAATCGTGAGGCCCCCATCGCCAGCACTTTGGAATTTTTGATATTGACGAAGCGAGTATCAGTCAAACTGAGACTAGGCATCTGACCAATACTGTATCGCTCGATCAAAAACCCCTTCCCATCGTGCAATGCTGCCATTGGGAGCGATCGCAATCCGGTATCGGAAACAAAAGACAAATTCTTGATGCCCTGTGTTTGCAAATCCGCTTCTAGCGGTGCAACTATCAATTTATATAGTTGCTGAGCTAAAGGCAAATAGCTTGTAGTATTACGTTTTCTAGGATTAGTTACTTCTGTGCGAAAGTCTTGGGCTAGTGCGACGACTTGGGCGCGAGTAGTATGCGAGATGCGCTTGCGAATGGGAACTCCTTTAGGCGTAACTATCAGCATTTCCAGTTCGTCACTAGGTTGAATTTGCCGATCGATTTGCAGAATTGAGGATATATTTTCTAGTTGATAAGCACTAGAACCTTTCGGCATAAAGCCGATATAAATGATTGCTGGTTTAACTCCAGTCGTCTTTTCAATTCTCGTTAGGATATTCTGGGCATCTTGTAATGTTGCCATCCGAGACGGGTAAGGCAAACTTAGGTATTTGACAAAATCGCGAGTCAACCTTTCCTCTTGGGGGAGAACAATAGCATTGGGATTAATTGGTAAATCAGCAATATTGATTTGAGGAGAGGGCGATCGCGAATTTTGTTCCAAAGAATTTGATATTTGATTCTGCTGTTCGAGATTAAGCGGAAATGGCGAACTTAGCGCGGGTACTGGTGCGATCGCTGGTGTCGGATTTATTGTCGTTGTCCGATCTAGATTTGGTATTAAATTCAACACAGGCGTTTGGTTGAGAGTCGGTATCGGTGCCGGTGTTATAGCGATTGATAGTTCAGAAAGCAATACAGGTGTGATATTGACTGTCGGTGCAGGAATTAAAGTAACTGCTGGTGCTGGCGTGACATTGACTGTTGGTGTTGACGCAGCAGGTACAGGCGCGATATTGACTGTTGATACTGGCGCAGCTACAACTGACGCGGGTGCTGGTACTGGCATTGGGGCGATATTGACTGTTGATACTGGCGCAGCTACAACCGACGCGGGTGCTGGTACTGGCATTGGGGCGATATTGACTCTTGATACTGGTGCAGATGCCGATACTGGTGCTGGCGCAGATGCTGGCAGAGGCGGCAGATTAATTATTATGGGTGCTGGCGCGGGTTCTGGTGTTGGTGCGGGTTCTGGTGTTGGTGTTGGTGCTGGTGCGGGTTCTGGTGTTGGTGTTGGTGTTGGTGTTGGTGCGGGTTCTGGTGTTGGTGTTGGTGTTGGTGCGGGTTCTGGTGTTGGTGTTGGTGTTGGTGCGGGTTCTGGTGTTGGTGTTGGTGTTGGTGTTGGTGCGGGTTCTGGTGTTGGTGCGGGTTCTGGCGTTGGTGTTGGTTCTGGCGCGGGTTCTGGCGTTGGTGTTGGTTCTGGCGCGGGTTCTGGCGTTGGTGCGGGTTCTGGCGCGGGTTCTGGTGTTGGTGCTGGTTCTGGCGCGGGTTCTGACGCTGGTGTAGAAGCAGTTATATCAATAACCGTTGGGCCTCGCCGCTGAGGTAAGGGACGATCGTAACTTCCATAGGTAATGCTATTAGGCTGAGATGTTCCTCCAGTGACAATGCTGCCAGCAGTACCGTTCAGCCCGTTATAGTCTGGCCCTACAGTGAAAGGAGTATTTAAAGCTGTTCCACCGTGACGGATTGTGATAACTCCAGCGTTAGCGCTGCCGGTGGTGGCGGCGGAAAGACTACAACCTTCTGAACAGAAGGGCTCTGAAATGAAACTGCCTGTAGCCCGAAAATAACGACCCGCTGTAATATCAATATCGCCCCCCGCTGTTCTGCCTTGGGTGTTGATGAAGACAACTTCGATGTCATCCTGGGGATCTAGTGTCACCGATCCGCCTTGCTTATCCTCAGAATGCGCGTCTATTTCTCCGGCTTTAATGCTTAATAGAGCAGAAACAATTATGTCTCCTCCATCTCCATTTTTGGCATCTGACCAAGAACTGAGATTGCCTGCTTCTATAATACCTGTGCGGCTGGTAAGGGTAATATTTCCGCCGTCAATTGTCTTAGAATGAGAGTCGATCGCACCTGCATGAATGTCTGTTTCTGCTTCTAGCGCGATCGCGCCCCCTTCAGAAGTGACAGTGGTTTTGGCGATGTCGATGCTGCCATTGCTGCTGCTAAGGCTAATTTCACCGAGGCTGGTACTGATGTTACCACTCGCAGTTAAGTTGCCTGTAGCACTTAAAAGTATGGGGCCGCTGCTAGTAGATGCAACTGTGGTGAGGTTGCCGTTGATGGTAATGTTGCCTGCTGCTTGAATAGCGATCGCGCCTGCATTTACTTCCTGCGTTGCTACATCCCCAGCAGCTACCGTTTGGTTTCCCCCTGTGAGAACCACTTGACCGCTTTCATTCACGCTAATGCCTGTGGCGCTATTTTTACCAGCACCCGTCAATAGTTCTGGCAAAGTCGCGATCGGCAGCGTCCAAGGTGTTGGCTGTCCTTGAGGGCCATCTAATGTATTAGTAGTTGATGAGGAGGCTTGGTCAGTTTTAGCTGGTTTGTTAGTACTATCGCCCCCTGACAAAGGAGCGATCTCCAAACTCAGCAAATGCCCTTCTTGACTGATACGCACCAAATTCTCAGCGGGAACTGAGACAACAGTAACTTGACCATCTGGGGCCGACAAAGTGCCAATGCTAATAACTGTCCCGCCCAGCAAGGTTAAATTTTGCCCTGACTTTACTGCTAAATCCGCTGAGTTGATAATAGTCCCTGGTTGACCGGAAGGAAAGGCAAAACTGCTGGGTGTCCCCACCAGAGTTGCGTAGTCATTTGTACCTTCGGCATTAAACCAGTTAGCTCCAATTCCAATACCTGTGGCAGTAGTTGCTGTGAAAGAACCAGGCACGTTTAAGCTGGCATTAGCGCCAAAGATTATTCCAGATGGGTTGATTAAAAATAGATTTGAATTACCTCCGGTTACTTGAATTAAGCCATTAATTATGGAAGCGTCGCCGCCAATAACGCGAGCTAAAATATTGCGAATATCAGGGTTAGAGATAAAGTTGGCAATCTGACCTTCTGATAAGCCAAATTGCTGGAAGCTGTGGAATAAATTAGCTTTATCGCTGGAGAGTTGACCGCCTTCTATATCGAAGTGCTGACCTTCAGGAGTAACCTTTGTACCTGTTCCGTCTGTAGCTGGAACAATGGTCTGGGCTTTAATTGAAGGTACTTGAAAGCAAAAGCTAAAAACTAAAAATAATAATGGAAATACAAGCTGATTTCTTATTTTTTTTAATTCCGAAGATTCTAACTTAAGCTTATTTCTTGCCGTGAGAAATAAACTCTTATTTTTAATATAAATTTTCATGTCTTTGGCAAGGTTTAGTGTTAATAGAGATGTGCGGCGATGCTTAGATAAACCCTGCATATTCTCTATTAATAGAGAAGCTATAAATTAACTACATTTAAGTGATAACTTTTTGTCTCCGTTAGCCGCATCTTCCCAAGGATATATTTATTAGATCAAATTTTATTTTAAAATAACCTTAACTTTCCTTACGTCCCGTTTTATGGTACTCTGGTTGCTTAAAAACTGTCCGAAGTATTGAGTTCAAATAATCAACTAATTTACGCATGAAAAGCAAACCCAGTTTTTGAGAAACTGCGCTTTTATACTATTTTCCGACTCATCCAGTTAACGGCTACTTCGGAGAGCTCTTAACACTGGGAGAGGGGCCAGGCGGGGTACTAGCTCGATCGACTTTTTTCAGTTGCACAAAAGCATCGTAGCGAATGGTGCGATCGCTCACCACAGCAGTTGTTACCCCAATAGAACGAATGGCATCTACCCACATTTTCTGATTAGGTGGAAGTTCAGGGATGGCGAGGTTTTTGGGGTTGAAAGCCCGCTCGACATCGATAAAAAAGTTGCCATTATTGGGTGTAAGTTCCGATCGCATCGTATTCTCGAAAATTTCGCTTCCTAGTAGGGGGTTGCTAGGCGCAGGTAAGATCGCATTTGTCACTGGGGCTCCCACTGTCATAAACGCCACGTTATTTTTCATCCAGCCGCGAGTGACGCTTACTCCCCCAAAAGGTGCTGTCCACTTAACTGCGGGTTGACCCCCAGCTTGAGTTTCCTCAACTTTGAATTTCTTAGTTTTCATCACCTCATCTAATTGTTTAAGGGATTTATCTGCGGCTTTGCGATCGCTAGCTTCTACCATAAACACAAACCCCGCCCCAAACTTCCCCGGAGTAGTTGAAGCCGCAGGCGCAGGAATCAGGGACAGGGAAAATTCTCCCTTCATCCAGTTGATGAAATCCTTATCCCAATCCATACCAGTGCTGGATTTGAGCCCAGATCGCACTGATTCGGGAGGGAGGGGCGCGATCGGGTTGCTATCCGCACCCTGGGCGTAATCCTGCCACAAACGTTGGAAATTGCCGCCCGATATAGCGATTAGCGTATTATTGGGGAGACGGGTGAGCATTTGTTCGGCATTATTTTCTACTGCCAGTTTTTTCTGGGAGTTAGGTTTCAGCCAAGAAATCGATTTAAAGGCCATTCCCTCTGATTCCAGGGTAACTGCTGTGGCAAACCCTTGAGTTTCCAGTTTCTCTAGATTTTGCTGTGAAATTGGCCGTGCGGAGTTGAGGGAAGCGTAGGCGGCGCTAACTGGGACGTTGAAATATACTTGAGCGAAGGGCTGATTAGTTTTAATTTGTTCTAAGGACTCTGCAAAGCCGGGGGTTGTGGCTAGGGAGGCTTCGCCTTTGTAGGTGTCGATCGCTCGATCTGTGGCCTTGGCATCTGTGGTAACGACGAGATATTCTGAGCCAAGGACGGCGACTGATAAGTTGCGATCGGGTACTCCTTGGATTTCGGCAACTTTAATGCCTTTGTAATTGCGCTCAACCATTTTACCTTGATTGACAGGCTTAGGCTGGGCTAGCAGTTCTTTTGCTTTAAGGGGGTTGGCGATCGGCATGACGACGGCGACTGACTGTTGCGCGGGGGCCACTGAGGAGACGGGTGGGGCGCTATGATTTGGTAGGAAGGCGATCGTGACTTCTTTGCCTACCCAAGGCTGGATGTCTTGCTGGTAGCCGTAGCCATTAGCAGTTAGGAGGCGATCGCGCAAGTCTCCTAAGATGCGATCGAGAGCAGCTTTCGACTCTGGAGTGCCATACTCCCGCAGTTTATCCCACTCTTTGCTATCAGTGGAGAGGGAAATGGTCATCATCGCATCCTGCGGAATAACGCTAGCACCTAATGGCAGATCTTTGGTGGGGCCCCGTGAAACGATTAATAAATAGGCTCCGATACCACCAGCAATTAGTAAAACGGCGGCTCCAACGGTGAGCATTAAGGAAGTTTTATCTTTTTTTAGCATTCGTGGCAACGGGCGATGGGTGTAATAGATGAGTTCAGCAAAGGAATAGCTTGATTAGGATTTACCTCGAACCATGAGAGAAACCGGGTTTCTGGTTTAAATATTTGTCCCTATTCATGTTTCTGCCTAAGTCCTATCTATGATAGTCTCTATGATAGTCTATCGCTAATTGACAAATTTTTCGCGATCAATCCAGAGAATAGGGTAATCGGAATGAATAGATCTCACTTTCTTTTTTAAAGATGTCTTTAAGAACAGAACTAATTTTAATTTATAACTATTCACTATAATGATACTTACAAGCAACTATCACAATCTCTTCATCCGTAACCTGGTAAACTAAACGATGTTCGTTATCAATGCGCCTTGACCAAAAACCACTTAAATCGTATTTCAGAGGTTCAGGTTTACCTAATCCTTCAAACGGTGAGCGATCTATATCTTTAATCAGTTCGACAATCTTGCGATAAATCTTTTTGTCTAATTTTGCCCATTCATTAAATTCTGCAAAACCAGATGATTCAAAAACAATTCTTCTGCTCATTGCAAATCCTCTAAGTTAACTTCAACTAAATTTTGCCGAGTTTTAACATTTTCAACGGCTTTTAAAAGTCGATTCTTGTTGACTTCGGATTTTAAAAGATATTCGGTTTCATCAAACTCAGAGACAATTATCTCAATCTCTTTATCTCCAAAAGTTGCTTTGATTTGTTCTACAAAATTATGATTTAATTCGCTGGCTTTTAAATGATAAACTGTTGACATCGTTTTTACCTCTTTCGGGTTATGATAATTATAGAGTAGCACATAGGCTGTGAAACACAATTACTACAATCCTAGCAGTCCATAATTTATTGGTATCCTTAAAAAAACGCAATTCCACTCGCATTAATGTCTGGCTTTAAAATCCTTAAAAATTGTCTGCAACGAATACATCAGCCGGTTCACATCATTTGTCCCCCCTGGAACGATATTAAGTTCCCACTTTTTCCGTGCCGTTGTCAATAACTTGGCGACAGAATCAGAGGAACTATTGGAGATAAAATAGCTACCACCTTCATAACGGATATCTGACGCTAATCCGATAAAAGAACCAGCAATATCGAGTTTTAGCGGTGATGTATAATACTGCGATTTAATGGCGATAATTACCTGAGAATGTCGCGGTTCGCGGTTGAGCAATCTACAGAGGTCTGCTTCTTTTTGGTACAATACTAATAGGTTGCATTCGTGGAGGACACCTGCTCTTCCCTGAACTTTTACGCCGATGTGAACTTCTAGAGGTGGCTTATTAGGAAATTCGATCGCAGCATGAGTATAGGGATGTACAGTTCCATGAATTTTACCCGGATTTTTTCTAAATACTAAAGAGTTAGGATTCCCATCGAATACATCTTTATAATAAATCTCTCCTTCTTCATTAGCAATCGCCTTCAATAAAATGGTGAACAGATAAATATTAAAAATATTGGCTTGCTCAACATAAGCATTAAAATTACGGTCGCTCGCCCCGTTTAACTTGAAGCCAATTTGCTGAATTAGAGTAGATATTTCTCGGCTATCTGTTGTTCTCGATAGCAGTTGATTAAATATTTTTTTCAAGGCAACAGCTTGTTTATTCCGAGGGGAAATCAATTCTGAAGTAAACTCAATCTCTTTACCAACTTCATCCGAATCAGCAAAGATAATTTTGGGAGTAAATTGAGATTTTTCTGCTTCGATTTTCAGGAAATATGCAATTTCATCCTCCATTTCTGCCGTATCGATAACTGCTTGTTCGACAGCTTTTGTTAACAGCCGTAATTGTTCCTCTGGGGTATAATCTTCTATCTTTAGCAGAGGAGTTTTTCTTTTAGAAGTTCGCTCTTCTATAGTTTTACCTGTCCGCACTGTATCAGCAACCTGTTCGGCAACCCAGCCTAAATTAAAGTCTCTGAGCATCGCTGTCAGTTCTTGATAAGCTGTGGTATATTCTTTTTCATTCATTTGTTTTGCTCTTAACTTTTGAATGTTATTCTAAGATTATATCACTTGTTGCCGAATTAATCAAGAAAAATTTTGACTATCTGTACAAAAAAGATATGAACTAGAGGTAACACTGGGATTGGCCCTAACCAACGAAAGCGGTTGCTATATTAATACCATTGCGAACAATATATTAATGTCATTGCGAGCACCGCGCAGCAATCTCAAGACTGTGGGATTGCTTCGCGGTGCTCGCAATGACAGAAGATTGAGTTGGATTACAAGCAATCACATAGCTACCTTTGATTATATCCACCTACCTAAAACAATGATTTGACTCGATAACAAGCAAAATCATCAATGCCTAAAGAGCGATAAATTGTATCCCTTTGCCGATAATTTCGCCCTAAAGAACTAATCGCTCTTTGCAAATCTTCCACTGACTGACAACTACCACCAATCGCACCCGCCATTGTCGTAATATGTTCCTCCATCAAAGTACCGCCGATGTCATTGCAGCCCCATTTCAAAGCTTCCGTAGCTCCAGCAATTCCTAATTTTACCCAACTTGGTTGATGATTAACAATCCAATTGCCTAGAAAAATTCTAGAGACGGCTGTAAGTAACAGAATATCTGCCAAAACTGGCTGAACTCGCCCTACCCGTTTTCGCAGAGAAGGCGGTGCGTGCTGTCCAACAAAAGGCAATAAAATAAACTCAGTAATCCGAGCTGGATAGCCTTTCTCACAAGCAGTTTGCTGGAGCTTGCGTAATTTTTCCAAATGTAAAATCTGCTGTGATGCTGTTTCAATATGTCCGCACAACATCGTGCTAGTTGTTGGCAATCCTAATTTATGAGCGGTTTCTACAATTTCTAACCAAGTCGCTGAATTTAGTTTCTCAGGACAGATAATTTTCCGTACTGAATCGTCGAGGACTTCCGCTGCTGTTCCTGGCATTGAACCCACGCCGGCATCCCGCAAAGCAGCAATAACATAGCTGAAACTTAGGCTATCTTCTCTAGCAATAAATTGTATTTCCTGGGGCGAGAAAGCGTGTAAATGTAATTGAGGAAATTTATCCTTAATAGTTTCAACCAAGCGCAGATAATAAGGTAAAGAAGCTCCATTAATCTTAGCTTTAAGGTTTAATCCCCCCTGCATACAAATTTCCGTCGCGCCGAGATGGACTGCATCAGTTGCTTTTGCTAGAATTTGTTCCCAATCTAACCAAAAAGCGCCCGGATCTTCTTCATCGCGGCGAAAGGCACAAAAATTGCAGTGCTGTTCGCAAATATTGGTAAAATTAATATTGCGGTTGACTACGTAGGTGACAGTATCTCCTGCTTGCAAAGAACGAAGTCGATCGGCCGCAACTTGAATCGCAGCAATCCGATCTGGTTCTTTCTGCTGCAATAGCACTAATGCCTCGGTGGTTGATATATCGCAACCATCTAAGGCGCGACGAAGAATTAGATCCACAATTATTCCTTCCAGGCTCAGCGATAAAAGGTGTTTCCTAGAGCTAATGGCTTTTCGAGCTTAGCGCGACAATTAGCTAAATATTTATATATACTTCATTGTAGGATATGTAGAGCGATCGCGCGTTACCGAGAGCGAAAGCATCAAGTAGGCTTGAGTAACGCTATTGCTTCGCTTAATCTTACATTCCTTTAATTTTTAATTTTTAATTTTTAATTATTTCAACTATGGACTATCGGCGATCTAAAGATTAAAGTCTAAAAGTGCGATCTGCCAATTTCAGATATTATAACTATGAGTTTCAGCCAACCAAACAGCCTTTTGCCAGTGCCGTTAGGTGCATTTGAGGTTCCAGGACAGACAGTTGAGGGAACGCCGGTATCTTCTACGGATGCTGAAGTCGGCAATGCACCCATTTATTTTTCTCTGGTGATTCCGACTTACAACGAGAGCAAGAATGTCAAAGCCATTGTCGCGCAATTGAGCCAGTTACTCGACAGTAAAATTCCTGGGGAATATGAGCTAATTTTAGTGGATGATAACAGCCCCGATCGCACTTGGGAAGTTGCCCAGGGAATTATGGCTGACTATCCGCAGTTACAAGTAATGCGTCGCCAAGAAGAGCGAGGTCTTTCTACAGCGGTGATTCGCGGTTGGCAAGTGGCGCGGGGTGAGATTTTGGGGGTAATTGATGCGGATCTTCAACATCCACCGGAGACGCTGTTAGAACTTTTAGGGGAAATTGAGCGCGGCGCTGATTTGGCGGTGGCTAGTCGCCACGTTGCAGAGGGTGGTGTGAGCGACTGGAGTGTAGTCAGACGGGTTTTATCTCGCGGAGCTCAAACCATCGGGTTGGTGATCTTGCCGGGGGTTGTAGGAAGAGTTTCAGACCCAATGAGTGGCTATTTTATGGTGCGCCGTGATTCCATTGCTGGTAAGAAGATGAATCCTACTGGCTATAAAATTTTGATTGAGGTATTGGGAAGGGGAAATATTCGCTGGATTGGCGAAGTTGGCTATGTGTTTCAGGAGCGCCAAGAAGGGGAGAGCAAGGTGACATGGAAGCAGTACATTGAGTACCTGCAACACTTGCTGAGATTGCGTCTTGACCGTTGGCCCTTGGGTCGTTTTTTCCGGTTTGGGGTTGTGGGTTTTAGCGGGGTTTTTGTGGATATGGGGGTGTTTTATTTGCTGCGGACTGTACTCGGTTTGGCGCTAACTCGGAGTGCAATGTTGTCTTCGGAAGTGGCAATTATCAATAATTTCTTGTGGAACGATTTGTGGACTTTCGGGGATATTTCTAAGCGACAACCGGGAAAACGTCAGCAGTTTAAACGGTTTTTGAAGTTCAACCTGATTTGCTTGATGGGGTTGATTTTGAATGTGCTGTTGGTAAATTTGCTGTTTAATGTTTTTGCTGTTAATGAATATTTGGCTAAGCTGATTGCGATCGTGGCTGTGACGTTATGGAATTTTTGGATTAATATGAAGCTGAGCTGGCGGGTAACAGATGTGCAGAAATGATGGGGACGGAAGGTGAGGTAGGAAGTTAATTGTAGGTTTTTTCTGAGTTTAAAGGGGCTTCGACTTGCGGCAAAAATTTGATTTTAAACTTGATGCTTTACACTGGGTGCTACTTTTTGCCTGGACTGCGATCGCGGCGATGCTACGTTTTGCTAATTTGGATTCTAAGCCACTTTGGACGGATGAATTTTCGACGCTGGTTTTCAGTTTAGGCAATAGTTTTCAAGGAGTACCTTTGGATCGAGGGATTTCTTTAGAGGTGCTGTTGGCACCGCTAAAACCCCATCCGGGTGCGACTGTTGGGGATGCGATCGCGCGTTTGTTGACTGAAAGCAATCACCCGCCTGTTTATTTTGCTCTCGCTCACTGGTGGATGCAGATGTTTGCACCAGTGCAGGGGTATGCTTCCCTATGGGGTGCGCGATCGCTTGCTGCTTTTTTGGGTGTGGTTTCGGTTCCCGCTATCTATGGTTTAGGATGTCTTGCTTTTCGTTCCCGCTTAGTTGGACAAATGGCAGCGGCAATGATGGCGGTTTCTCCCTACTCTATTTATCTTGCTCAGGAAGCACGCCATTATACCCTGGCTATTTTATTAGTTATTGCTTCTTTGAGTTGTCTGGTAATGGCGACGCGGTATGCGGAAAAGCGGCTGGCTTTACCTGTTTGGCTGGGATTAATTTGGATTGTTGTTAATAGTTTAGGAATTGCCGTTCATTACTTTTTTAGTTTGACTCTCTGCGCTGAGGCTATAGTTTTTATTGCCATATTATGGCGGCAATTAAAAGGAGAAAACATCGGGGTTAAGACAATTTCTACTTTCTCCGGTTTTCCCGCTTCATTTTTATTACCCATTATTGGTACAATTGCCACTGGTTTAGTCTGGTTGCCCGTATTTTATTCTAGCAGATATGGTAGCGAATTAACTGAATGGATTCAAAGTAGCGATCGCACGGGTTTTGCTTTGATCAGTCCGATTTTTCAAGCACTGGCTGGTTGGATTACGATCGTATCTTTACTGCCAGTAGAATCATATTCGCTCTCTGTAGTGATTGTATCTGCGATCGCGATGGTCGTATATTTTCTCTGGGCGCTTCCCCTATTTTATAACGGCATCAAAGCCTGCTATTCTCTGCCAGAAAATCGTTTGTCTATAGTTGTCTTAGGCGGTTTTGTCTTGAGTGCGATCGCGCTATTTTTTGGCTTTACATATTTTCTTAACATTGACCTCACTCGCGGTGCGAGATACAACTTTGTTTACTTTCCAGCCGCGATCGTATTACTAGGTGCAAGTCTAGCTTTTATCTTTAACACATATACAGTAAAAAGTCAATTTTTTAAGCTTTTTTATATTAAACTTTCTGGTAAAAAAGCTGTAGTTCTGATTTTGATAATGGGGTTATTAAGTAGTGTAACTGTATTTTCAAATTTGGGTTATCAGAAATACTATAAACCTGACCTTTTAGTTTCTATTATCCGGGAAGTATCTACGGTTCCTGTTCTGATTGCTACTACTCATAATACTCACGTAC from Kamptonema formosum PCC 6407 includes the following:
- a CDS encoding glycosyltransferase family 39 protein; protein product: MRQKFDFKLDALHWVLLFAWTAIAAMLRFANLDSKPLWTDEFSTLVFSLGNSFQGVPLDRGISLEVLLAPLKPHPGATVGDAIARLLTESNHPPVYFALAHWWMQMFAPVQGYASLWGARSLAAFLGVVSVPAIYGLGCLAFRSRLVGQMAAAMMAVSPYSIYLAQEARHYTLAILLVIASLSCLVMATRYAEKRLALPVWLGLIWIVVNSLGIAVHYFFSLTLCAEAIVFIAILWRQLKGENIGVKTISTFSGFPASFLLPIIGTIATGLVWLPVFYSSRYGSELTEWIQSSDRTGFALISPIFQALAGWITIVSLLPVESYSLSVVIVSAIAMVVYFLWALPLFYNGIKACYSLPENRLSIVVLGGFVLSAIALFFGFTYFLNIDLTRGARYNFVYFPAAIVLLGASLAFIFNTYTVKSQFFKLFYIKLSGKKAVVLILIMGLLSSVTVFSNLGYQKYYKPDLLVSIIREVSTVPVLIATTHNTHVQTGEMMGIAWEWEFGEKGKMGKISYSSHFQAQNPVDLGNHQGLALSVPGSNLKIPSSSPPFFLLAHQQQEVPEMPAITLWNTLEKLDKPLDLWLVNFHAKVNLESKNCSLDSRSFPPVDGYNYQLYHCFNRLQNS
- a CDS encoding glycosyltransferase, with the translated sequence MSFSQPNSLLPVPLGAFEVPGQTVEGTPVSSTDAEVGNAPIYFSLVIPTYNESKNVKAIVAQLSQLLDSKIPGEYELILVDDNSPDRTWEVAQGIMADYPQLQVMRRQEERGLSTAVIRGWQVARGEILGVIDADLQHPPETLLELLGEIERGADLAVASRHVAEGGVSDWSVVRRVLSRGAQTIGLVILPGVVGRVSDPMSGYFMVRRDSIAGKKMNPTGYKILIEVLGRGNIRWIGEVGYVFQERQEGESKVTWKQYIEYLQHLLRLRLDRWPLGRFFRFGVVGFSGVFVDMGVFYLLRTVLGLALTRSAMLSSEVAIINNFLWNDLWTFGDISKRQPGKRQQFKRFLKFNLICLMGLILNVLLVNLLFNVFAVNEYLAKLIAIVAVTLWNFWINMKLSWRVTDVQK